From the Gadus chalcogrammus isolate NIFS_2021 chromosome 18, NIFS_Gcha_1.0, whole genome shotgun sequence genome, the window CCACATAACTATGTGAAAGGTGAAGTCCCATTTGTGTtgaaacacacacttaaagcAGCGGGCGCATCCTCTTATTGTTCAGGGAAGCCATTTTTCAGAAGTCCAGTTGATTGATGGGACAAGGGAAATGCTCTTCGTcattgcatctgtgtgtgtgtgtgtgtgtgtgtgtgtgtgtgtgtgtatgtatgtgtatgtgtatgtgtatgtgtgtgtgtgtgtgtgtgtgtgtgtgtgtgtgtgtgtgtgtgtgtgtgtgtgtgtgtgtgtgtgtgtgtgtgtgtgtgtgtctgtacatgccAAACAAGCATTGTCATACAAACTCCATTTCTGAGAAACTAACAAGAGACTTGCTGCTcgtaaccaaacacacacaaatacgtgcgtgggtgtgcgtgtgtgtgtgtggagatgtgcatgtgtaggtgtgtgcgtgtgtgggtttatTGAATATGCTATTGTTTAATAGAATCAGGCCAGCATTCCGGATGTGAGGAATAActtaaattgtttttattttagtcATAGAATTATTAACAGAATAGttgtaataattataaatatagtgcattcttaaaattaaaaaataaacacaaaggatGTTCAAATGAAGGTTCTTCTGGAACGTTCTGAGCAGATGTGCGCTGTGGAACTTTAAGGGGAAATGCGGTTCTCTTTCCACTAGTTTTCATTGAAATATCCCAACAAAATAAAATCCAAAATCCTTCAATAAgatcattaaataataatataggaGCTCTTCATCCCTTTGGAAATCCAGATGGTCTTTTGTGAAGCAGAAACgcttatatattttatatatatatatatttaaaaagccAAACCACAATGTCTGTGATTCCATATGGCTGATGAGGCCGATTGCCAAATCATGTAATGAAACTGTCAATTACTCCTCTCCGAGCCGAGGGCTCTTATCCCGGCATCTCCAAACATTCTCCTGCTAACCATGGCCCCAGACGTGGGAACGTTTCCAACCCAAAGTGCGATACTTTGATATAATGACGTTTACCTCACAGGGCAAAAACACAAAGTCTGCTTAAATGAGGAAAGGGTTTTCGCTTTAATCCTCAAAGTGCAGAATCGAGCGAGTTCATATGTTAATGAAATCGCTGTAAAGCGCTTTTTAAAGTATCCACAACTTCATCTTTTCATTTCTGTGTTATTTATCAACCTCGCAAAAAAATCGCTGTAAAGCGCTTTTTAAAGTATCCACAACTTCATCTTTTCATTTCTGTGTTATTTATCAACCTCGCAAATTCCATTATTCAATACTACTATTGTTTATAAGATGTGATCATCGAAACACATGCTGTATAAAACAGTATATTATGTGGTAACCTCATCGATAAAATATGTAATACTACTAGTTAAAAAGAATATGACTCCCATGAACCCCTACTAACCTTTctcaaatatataatattagaAATCACACTGGGTTTGTGAAACACAGCATCAAAAAAGGGACTGGAACCCATTATATACCGTCCGTCATATTAGCAATAACAACAGCGATGGATTAGCATAACACATGCTTCTGTACGGAACGGGACGAGACCCCATTAACTCCAGTCTGgatctaaccccccccccttcccccccagacCACGTCTGCTATAGCCACTGGCTCGCTCGCCCACTTCTCTCTCACGTCTGGTTCTCTTTCTAACATTCTGATCCGTCCACGTTTTCGTTGTCCTTCTAAAAACCCGTAACACAATCTCTCACGGAGCGCACGCAACCGGTCGGACCACCGCAGACCCCCGGGGCCAGACCCAGAACCCCAAAACGCCAGACTCCGGGGCCAAGACCCGGGAGTCTGGACCCCGGTCTGGACCCGGTCTCCAGACCGTCTGGACCCGGTCTTCGGACCGTTCGCTACGTGGTCTGCTGCCTTCATCACGGCAGATGATTCAAGAACACAAATCGCTAGCGAGCGCGgacaattaaaataataaattaactgAAAACGAGGACTACAAACACGCGattctgtaaaaaaataaatatatattttctcctCTGGTTTTCCGGCCCTTTTGCACCGTCTCACCAGACGCCGTggggcccccggcccccagtTTACAGCCTCCAGCGGAGCATGTTATTTATGGGGGCCCGTCAAGTGAGGGGCGTTTTGCCGGCCCACTAAATCTCAATCGCCAGGTGTTGTGCTTCCAAACGCTGCCCCACGACGGGTCGGGACCGGACTCAGCCAGACCCTGAGCCAGACCCCAGCCGCGGCACACCTCATAGCACACGATGGAgggcgcacacgcacgcacacacacgtacgcgcgcacacacacacacacgcacacacacacacacacgcacacacacacacacgcacgcacacacacacacacacacacacgcacacaaacgcacacacacacacgcacgcacgcacacacacacacaggcacacacgtgcacattatcatgcacacacacacacacacacacacacacacgcacacacacgcacattaacacacacacaaacacacacacacacacacacacacgcacacacacgcacacacacgcacacaaacgcacacacacacacacacgcacgcacgcacacacacacacacacaggcacacacacgcacattatcatgcacacacacacacacacacacacacacgcacacacacgcacattaacacgcacacaaacacacacacacacacacacacacacacacacacacacacacacacacacgcacacacacacacacacacacacacacacgcacgcacacacacgcacattaacacgcacacaaacacacacacacacacacgcacacacacgcacattaacacgcacacaaacacagacacacacgtctgAAGCGGTCACATCTGGCCCCGTTAGCCCGTTCAGGTCCAGCCCTCCTGGCAGTACAACAACTCCTCACTTTTGACAAATTAGAACCATTTTCTGGAGGTTACAtcagctgctgccgctgctacCAATGTGCAATTATTCCCCCGAAGCGCAAAGCATTGAGTGCACAGGAGAGagacctcactcactcactattaaCACGAGAGAGATCTCACTCACAACCACAGCGGTGAATATTAACACGAGAGAGATCTCACTCACAACCACCGCGGTGAATATTAACACAAGAGAGAGATCTCACTCACAACCACAGCGGTGAATATTAACACGAGAGAGATCTCACTCACAACCACAGCGNNNNNNNNNNNNNNNNNNNNNNNNNNNNNNNNNNNNNNNNNNNNNNNNNNNNNNNNNNNNNNNNNNNNNNNNNNNNNNNNNNNNNNNNNNNNNNNNNNNNATATCATTCACGCTGGATAGCGCTCGTGTTTGTGAAGGGATGTTATTCAGAGTATGGCCCGGGTCCAATTTTGGTTGCTGGAAACTCCTCCAACAACGTCCTCTTTTGTCTTACAGGGTATCTGTTCGAAAATGACTCCCGCGTGGTTCCAGAGAAGTTTGAAGGTATACACAATCactcacgcacccacacacacacaaacccatgcacgtacacacacacacacacacacacacattaccacaaCGACTAGCTTAGCATACCATCCGCTTGGCTAGGCACCCCTGCGGTGGTTATTGATGACTCACTGAACCGCCGAAGAGGAACACGGCCGGAGCATGAGCTGGTGGGGCAGCGTCGCGTCCAGATGAACGCACGCCTCCGCTGGCGTGCGACACGCTAAGAACACGCTAAGGTGCCCCTCGGTTTGAGAAGGAGCTGGGAGAGACGAAAGGTCACGATGCTCTGCAGGAGGGATTACACAATTggcatttgaatttgaattgcaGCTTATTTCTTTCCCATTGTGCAGCAGTTGGCTGGGGTTACAGGGTCGCCCGCGGGCCCTCCTGggctggtagagagagagagagagagagagagagagagagagaaaaagaaagaaagagactaatgcagtgtgtgtgtgtgcgagtgtgtgcatgtatgtgtgtgcgagtatctgtgtgtgattgcgggtgtgtgcatgtgtgagtgtgcaagtgtcagtatgtgtgtgtgattgcgggtgtgtgcatgtgtgagtgtgcgagtgtcagtgtgtgtgtgtgcgtgcgtgcgcatgtgtgtgtgtgccagctcTCTCACGGACCTCACTAGTAACCTAGCCCCGGTCCTCAGGTTCCCACACTCTGCACACAGCGTATCCTATAACCTGTAAATAACCAATTTCACAGATAAACATATATCCCCCTCCGTGCATGTGCGTACCTCTGTGAACCGCTGGCACATGTCGTTCACACTGCAGGGTTCACGGTCTCTGCTGTTCCTCCTTCAACACGATCCGTCAGTGTCACCAGGATACGCGCGGTGTCGTGATATGATCATGACAGCATGACGTAACCTGTTCATTGATATCTGATCGGAATATGAGGTCAGATTTAAACGTAGAGAACAAAAGCCGACTGCAACTTTGGATAACCCCTTCCAAAAGGTCTCTCACTCCCATAACCGGAGTCACCTGGATCTGCTTTTTGCTTGTTAGTTCTTAAGTACTCTATTTAGAAACGATCCGATATGTGCGATGGCCTATAAACTTAATTGCAAATAAAACGACCTCCCAAAACGGGCCCTGAACCTATGACTCAGGAGGAGTAACGAGAAAACCCAACGCAGCTGCTGTGACGGCACCAGACCCCGTCTGGATACCGACCTGCGCTTTCCCAGAGTGGTGTGGTCtggcctcctgctgctccttttAGGTAGAGCTATGGTGGGACGTTGGCGCGACGCAAAGACCACGCagtcgcttcgacgcagtcgagAACCTGATCTGGTTCTGCGTCAGGGTTTACGTTGGCAGACCAATCAGCCTCGACCAGAGGGCCTCAATGGTCCCTGCCTTGGGGCAGGGGGCCCACCTGCTTGGCCCCCGGGGTGCCCACCCGCCCAAACCGTTAATTGGAATAGaaggaagaagcagaagaaagaCAGATCTGCATCTTTCTGATCCTGAGTGACCCTGATAGGTCTTTATGACCTGCTGAGTGCCCTTCATGACCTGCTAAGTGGCCTTCATGACCTGCTGAGTGACCTTCAAGACCTGCTGAGTGACCTTCATGACCTGCTGAGTGCCCTTCATGACCTGCTGAGTGACCTTCATGACCTGCTGAGTGACCTTCATGACCTGCTGAGTGCCCTTCATGACCTGCTGAGTGCCCTTCATGACCTGCTAAGTGACCTTCATGACCTGCTGAGTGCCCTTCATGACCTGCTGAGTGACCTTCATGACCTGCTCAGTGACCTTCACCACCTGCTGAATGCCCCTTCCTCCTCTAATGTCGCGTTCCACCTCCTCTGTGTGCAGGCGAGGTGaagcaggaggggggcggggtcttcCGCGAGGGCACGCCCTACCAGCGCCGTGGCTCCCTGCAGCTCTGGCAGTTCCTGGTGGCCCTACTGGACGACCCGGGCAACTCCAACTTCATCGCCTGGACCGGCCGCGGCATGGAGTTCAAGCTCATCGAGCCCGAAGAGGTAGGGGCTCTACGGCCGGCGAcctttaacctttgacctgAGGTCTGCCTCAgatgggttctgtgtgtgtgtgtgtttgtggagacATGACGAGCGACCTTTGACCTGACGTctgcgtcggtgtgtgtgtgtgtgcctgtgcgtgcgtatCGATTGTTTCCCCCGACATCATGGCTGAGTATTTCGGACGACTGAACCGATTGATTACCCTCCGGAGTCTACTGGGCGTCTGGACTTAAGCTGGGCCTATCCCAATCCCTTGGACTGGGAACAGAAGCGGTGTGTTTACAGTGTGTCTGTGGCGCGGGCCACCAAACGTTGAGTTAGTATAGATTTATTTAGAGTGTTCCCCTCCATGGGTTCATGGCAGCAGGTTGTTCTGCAGCAAAGTCCGAAGAGTGATGGAGACGCGGTTTAGTCCTCAGACCTGTATCCATTAGTCCCCATTCattattcaacacacacacacacacacacacacacacacacacacacacacacacacacacacacacacacacacacacacacacacgtcgacaCACCTTCCCGCCCTGCCTCGTCATACGCCCGAGTCTGCCCCCTGATTGGTCGGCGGTCAGACTGTCAgggcccctgaccccccccccccataccgtATTGCATTTTCCATTTTACTTTTGAACTGTGCATTAAAAATGAATGGGGCCGAAGAGTTTTAAAAGAGCAATTATGTGTGAAAGTGGTGCACTCAGTCAGAGAAGAACTCCTGCAACATGAGTGTCCGTGCCTCCGTCGtactccgcccccccccccccccgacatacCCCCCtgtacccctctcccccccccatctcgcTAAGCCCACAGGCTAGATGTCGGTTAACACGACATTCATTCACAACTGCTACCAAGCCGTGATTTACTCTCTTGCTGGCAGAGCGGAGGTCTTCTCTggtatggggagggaggggaggggagagagggaggggaggggaggggagagagggagggaggagaggcagagggaggggagagagggagggagga encodes:
- the LOC130371743 gene encoding ETS translocation variant 4-like; this encodes MAPDVGTFPTQNPRGQTQNPKTPDSGAKTRESGPRSGPGLQTVWTRSSDHAVGPPAPSLQPPAEHVIYGGPSRYLFENDSRVVPEKFEGEVKQEGGGVFREGTPYQRRGSLQLWQFLVALLDDPGNSNFIAWTGRGMEFKLIEPEEVARLWGMQKNRPAMNYDKLSRSLRYYYEKGIMQKVAGERYVYKFVCEPEALISLAFPDNQRPSLKGEFERYVNEEDTVPLSHLDEATPYPGPEQAPQNNMGPQQPYSKGYMY